The Bombus vancouverensis nearcticus chromosome 7, iyBomVanc1_principal, whole genome shotgun sequence region TTCCAATTCTAGCTCTTTTTCCCTCTCGCGTTCCATTGATTTAGCAAATCCAAAACTTTGCTTTTCTTCTGCTCTGCGTGAATCAATACTCTATAACAAGTAGATCAACTAGTCAATGATTCTTCTTGATAATATATTACGATACTTGACTTAATCTCGGATACTTACAATGGACATTTTAGTTTTCTTATTGCGAGATTTACTAGCGTTTTTATTGTTATTGTAGTTGACTccgttaattttgttattattgttgttgttgttattattatttccaaAATTCCTATCTTTTCTCTGAGAAAATTTCTTCAAGGTCGTAGGTTGCAAAGCAGGAAATGCCGCGTAATATCTGAGAGCTCTGTCGCGAGGTGTAAGCGACTCTAGATTCGTTTTGTTTTCATCATCAGACTTCTTgaaatcttcttctttttcatctGAACCACTTCCTTCTAGGTCTCGAAGTTTCATACATAATTCGTCGACCAGCGTTTCCACCCCACACttctatagaataaaatatattgttgatacatgtaaaaagatatttaaagtaTGAAATGATAATAACAATTACAATTACGCACATTATCAGCAGCACTTGTTAAACATTGCACAACAGCACGTCTTTGTTCTGTGTCTCCTCGCGTGGGCAGTTTTGCTTTAGGTCGGGCCCGAATGCGACGTCCTCCGTTTCTACCTGTACCAACTGCTTCTTCTGGAGGGCTTAGGGCCGAGTCGGGGCAGCGCAGTAGGCTGAGTACAAATCGCGAGTACGCAACGGGGTCGATTCCCAGTGCGTCCAAGCGTGTCTCAAGCCACTGGCGCAACTCCTCCTCGGCCCTGGTACCAAACACTTCACCTCCTCCAGGGGACGTCGCTATCCCAACTAGGTGCAGTGCTGGATTCCTCATTTCCTTTTAATAAAGCTCCTCCTAGACCCAGGAACTTTCACAGACTTCACTACCTCCAGGGTGATCATCTTCTCTCCTTGAAAAGCAAATCAATTTTAACAGTTGTACACTAAATGTCGGTGTGATGAAGATTAATGAAAAAGCTAGTAACAAATCAAATTACCTATTTACAATAGAGTTACAGTATTATATTATTGTCCTTTAATGTTTCAATTTTACTGAATCCACCACCTTGACATTTACTagattaataaatgttcttttgTTTCTTGTTACTTGTAATTTCTCTCTTTTAGTTTCGTTGCCCACAATCAATGGTGGTACTTCCTGAGATTTCAGTTACGtggatattaaaaattatttagttcTTGTGCACAGGTGGTGGATATCTTGTGGAAATGAGGCTGGCAGGTCTTAGCGAAGGATAACAAATATAGTCTCCTCCCCATTTTGACactgaaattttataattccCAAATTATCACTTTAGACATTCTGAATGCAAATAACATTTCATgcaaataaagaaatacgtgttatttctttttcattattctcatttatttatacgatagaaaatataattcttcATTTTACAATACATGTTTTGAAAACTctatgttatacatatatagcaAACTTAAATTTATAAAAGGCTTCATAACTGAACTATAGAATATTGTTATCACATTTCTTACATAAACAACACTAACTGGTAATTGTGTAAAACTTTCACTTTCATATAATCTAAATAAGTGTTAGTGCCAATACATTAATAGCTCATATATCATCCTATaaacatataaagtaatacaaaaataaaacaatGTTTATTGAAACAAAGTTCTGTCAATAATAAACCTCACTTTTACTAACTTAGACTAATTTGACTAACTTAGTCTCTTGTAATAAGAAGCATTACCAAACAATATATATcacatattacaaaaaaaataaaaagtaaaatgagTCATAGATATTTAAACACAATAGAACAGAAATTGGTGACTAAGGTTAGTTctcatataaaatatcaaagtattgctaaaagatttattctctttatttcatagatataatataatataattcatagatataataaatacaaaatatattaaatgtctAAAGCAAACTGATTTCTTAACCCTAAGTGGGAACAATATTTACTCCAGAATAGACACAAAACatttaatatgaaattttgtttattttactaTAACACAAAGTCAAACATATATTTCTACTCTAAATTTTTCAATGTCACGTTTTGTAACACGTTCATTTAAATTTTAGAGTATTGGAAATTTTTTATGTACAATACAGTTAGTAATCTAAGACGCAGTTAGAATCGTACGTTCATGTATTAGAGACTATTAAATCACGTTGCACGGATCGTGGAGCTAAAATACATGTTCCACATCGTGGTCAGGAGATGAGCTATCATAGTGCGTACGCAAATAAAAACAAGCTACAGAATCTACCAGGACGAATCGACACTTTTATCAATGTTGTCAAAAACGTTTATCATTGGGTTACGCGGGTACAGGAATTCGAGCATGATAGGATAAAATTTTCGAGTTTTCCACGTATTATCAACCAGCCTCGTCCACTTGATAGGTGTCTCTCGTACTGATACACGAAAACAAACCGTAAATTCGTGTGCACAATGCTGCAGCTTGACTGTCTACGAATTGTTGGCAAAGGTATTTGTTCGAGCAATGCGAATAACCTTGCAGATTGCGCTATGCGTTTTGTCTGAGTCATAGTTCTCTCGTCAAGAGAATGAGCAACTGCATGACGTTACAAAATAACAACAAACCTGCCTTCATACACAACGCACTGTCAATTCGTGACAAGCATGGTAGCTAGTTCGATCATGATCAacaaaaatttggaaattttgacGTACCTGCATGCCTCGAGAGATGATTTTCACCCCGGCCTCTTCTACACACCCCACTCAGAGAAAAACATGGCGGCTACTAAAAGCTTCACTGCCCCTCCCCCTTCCAGGTGCTGGCAATCGCACAGTTCTTGCACAAGATTCCTTGGTCTGTTCAGAAATGAATCTTCTATCGATGATAAACATGTGATTTCTTTAGTTAGGTTCTGTTTCGTTAGTCATattcagaaatatataaattttcataaacattCATAATCTAATTATCTCACTTCATTCCGTACTTCATTTTTTaggttttatttattataattcattgtaaataaatatatattttacacatattattttcatattatcaATGGTACATAATGACACATAGCAGTAGAGATGGCACGTGTAATCTAGGGAGGTCGTAATGAACAGATTCATCAAACCCATTTAAATACTTTCGATgagaatttaatatttcactctctgatattaaattgataataagataaagagaaaatttaaggaagatatatgtacataaaaaataaactatattatacatttaaaagtaaaataatattaaattaattatagtttatgtatttattaaatcattcaataatacatattttataaagagAAGTTCATGTGTTTTCATTCGTGTAACTAATTTGCATTAGAAATGCTACCTGTATGTTCTTAAACGGTTAAGAATAcactataaataaacaaaaactaTTTTTCTGGAGAAATTATGATGTATATTTCATTgcaaatatacttctgaaaagaaaatatattgaaagaaGTAATCCTAGATCGGTATTAACGGAGATATTAATTATTACACTAAAAATAGTGATATACTAGTTCAACACTAGCTGATCTTTGTTCTCTCATCACTATGTTCAAGTTGGAAAATGTATGACGGTGAGGCATTTTACCACATTGCAGTTAAAAACGGCTTcgaaataattacaaaaattacaaacaaaatattgtaGTACAAGATGAATTctttaattcgtacaaaaaggATGGTATCTGGCCAGAGAACAATTCGCCGtatgtacaattatttttattcgataataaattgaataataattgtaacattttttaatacatatattctaGATTGTACACGCTATGTTTATGTAACAGGCGAATTTGTAGTTGACGCTATTAATATCGGTGATAAATTAACATAAATTTTCCACTTTGCATTGACATTTTGTTAATGATCTATCTGATTATCGCGATTGTAGGTTATGTTGTGAAATAGATATTACATCGATATTATTACAACATATATGTCATTGAAACtgatgaatattaaaatatctcgAATTATACTCGTGCTTTGCTTCATCTTACATCTAAATGCTTTATAAAGTATATTTATTACAGAATATTACTGCTTTAAACTGTGGTATAATACCAATCAAATAAATGGTAACTTAGCATTTATTTATATGGGTAGAAGAGATACCAGGAATAATAGATTATTATTGCATTCAACGATAACAGAGAACTGCAATAGTAATAACTTGTCATATGTACAGTCTCGTTCATTTTATATTACACCAACTTGGCATGGTCAAGAATCATCTTCCAAAGTGGAAGACACTGTAAGAAATATTAAGgaacaaaaagaaataaaaaataaagcacAAGAATCTATTGTTCAGAGTGGTTCAAAATCAGTGGAAAAAGTAGAGAAGCTAACTGTATGGCAAAAAGTCAAAGGagaaattatacattattatcATGGATTTAGGTTGTTAGGTCTTGATATGAAAATTTCAGCAAAGCTGATATGGAGAATTTTGAAGGGTAATGAACTCAGCAGAAGAGAACATAGACTTGTAAGTTACGAATTGTGTATAACTATAAATGATAGTTGTAAGTTATATtcattcaattattttaatgatttatttaaCTTAATTATTTTTAGCTTATAAAAACAACAGGGGATGTCTTCAGACTTATTCCTTTCTCTGTTTTTATTATTGTACCCTTCATGGAATTTTTACTTCCAattgttattaaatttttccCTGGTTTATTACCATCTACTTTCCAAACAGCAACAGAGAAAGAGGATAAATTAAAACAAGCACTGAAGGTATCATCTCTATAATATTTAGTAACAATTCTCTTAATAAGttgcatatgtatataattttctgaattttagatgaaaattgaaatggcgAAGTTTCTGCAACAGACATTGGATGATATGGCAGTGCAGTCACCTGGTTATAAATCGATAAGAGCCAAAGAATTTGCCgaatttttttataaagtaCGATCGTCTGGTGCTGTAGCCAGTAACGAAGAAATTATGCAATTCAGCAAACTTTTCGAAGACGAGATTACATTAGATTCTCTTACTCGACCACAATTAGTTGCATTATGTAGAGTACTAGATGTACAAACTCTTGGAACATCAAACTTTTTACGATTTTTACTTAGAATGAGACTTAGAAGTCTCACTGCAGATGATAAAGTAATTATTATGTATATGCACATAATAAGCTTTTTCGAAAATAGTAATTAATGTTAATATGATAATATTACCTTTACAGCTAATTGAAAAAGAAGGTATAGACTCACTTACTAGAACTGAATTACAACAAGCGTGCAGGGCCCGCGGAATGCGAGCGTACGGATTACCAGATAGCAAGTTAAAGGAACAATTGTCTCAATGGTTAGACTTAAGTCTAAATAAAAAAGTTCCACCTTCGTTACTGCTTCTTTCGCGCGCGCTTATGGTCCCCGAAACGATACCTATGTCAGACAAATTGAAGGCTACCATTTCTGCCCTTCCTGATACTGTCGTTGCACGTACCCAAGGCGCAATAGGAGAGAAAGAGGGTAAGATGGACCATAAAAcgaatattgaaattattaaaatggaGGAACGTAAAATCGAAGAGGAGCGGCAAGAGAAAGAACCGCAAATCGCCACTGTTGTCCAAAACGATAAAACCGACGAGATTACAAATTCAGATGTAAAAGTAATAGAACAGGCTTTAGATTCTCTAGGGAAGGtatgtgaaaattattttttatggtAGTATTAGATTAGTAGCTTTTATTACTATTTTTGAAAGATAACTGTGTATCCAATTTTATAAAGGATAAGAAAATGTCTGTTGAAAAAGAAGAATTGAAAGAGTTGAAGGAAGAAATGGCAGAGTACCAAGAAGATATCAAAGAACTTTATGAAATAAAAGCAGCTGCTAAAGGCCaagaagatatagaaaatattaaggTATCCAAAGGTGCTACACGTTTGTTTAAGAAAGTGAATAAGATGATTAATAAGATGGATGCAGTCTTGACACAACTTGAATCTGAAAAACAAAtgaaagaaatacaaaagaataCTGTTGGCGAAGAGGAAATTACTGTTTCAAAAACTGCTGAAGAATTAGTTAAGATAGATGAATTAATTTCAGTAATTAAAAAGATTCAAAATGTACCTGATCAGCATCGATTACAACGCATAGCCGAAATTCTAGCAAAAATTGACGACGATAGGGACGGATCTATAAAAATTGAAGACGTCTTAaaggtataatatataatatagaataaataattgaataacGAAAATTTATACTAATTGCATATCGTAATTTTAAGGTGGTGGAATTAATTGGTAAAGAAGATATTAAGTTAAGTAAAAAGCAAGTAGATGAATTGCTTGAATTGATTGATAAAGAAGAAATCTTGGAAGATAAAGGGCAGACCGAGAAAGCGGTACAAAAAGATGCAAGTGAACTTAAAGATGGAAATTGTACTCAAAGAAAATATGTTCCACCTAAATCACCAGTTCCTGCTACACCAGTGACGACTGAGAAGAGTTTCGGCAAAGAAGAATTAGAAGAAAATGTTGAAGAATCGAATAAAAGTTTTGCTGCACATTCAtccgaaaaagaaagagagaagtcAGCTGCAGTTTTTAAGAGCAATTCCAATTCTGACCCAGTCAGAAATCCTCCGTTGACTCCCGGTGTTCCACCACCTGAAAAAAAAGCGGAAGGCTCTAAACAGCTGTAATAACCGCACAAACAAATATGATTAATGTATGTAATTATGAATACAACCTTTTTACTGGGTACTAATTTAGAAAGCTATTATATTTTCATCTTTAGATTATGTTTCTACCTCCATAGTgcgatattattataaattttttttttttgtaaacgaACTTGTAAAGTAAAAAGTGTTTGCAAGAAAAACAACTGTAATAGTTTCATGTATGTAGTAATGCACTTTATGGtaaatgttactgttacatGCATGTCTTTAGATTTAAAACATTTGATTAAGGacaaacaaaatattaatataatttttatatttatgaaactAAAACAGATTTTGAATTCTGAAGACTGTGATGCATTTAATGGCATCaatatattatttgttttatgAATTTTCTAGGTAACACGTGCTGGACACAAAAACTACATCTTGCATGTAAACTTTCAATGTAAAAAAATGCTTTGTAAAATTGTATGTTATGATAATGTTACTAATATTGATGATTAGTAATGAAATACGATAGAAATATACagcttttatttcaataaaacgtAATTACAAAATACTGTAATAGCATAAAGGGATCATTCCATCTGTTTAACTATTGATTATTACGGAATTATAATCCGTAAACAATAGGTCACTTCTTTTGTTGTATAACAGCTTCTTAATCAAGGTTAAAACAAGATgtacatttataaataaaataattaattgctAAGTATACAACAGAGAACTAGTGGTTACCTGTACGTACCGATTACATAAAGATGCAATTATATAAAAAagtatacaatattttaataagtactatatattatatgaaaaattgaataattattagtactatatattatacatatattacatatatatattatataagatatatataatatatgtatatcgtcatgtaacaaatattttatttcaggaAAAACATGAATGGTTATGATGCACAGGGCAAAATATTTACTTCTTCACTTTAGTGCATCAAACtgaatatgtaatttattatttaatggtTTATGTAATAAAACCATTTCTGTATAAAAGTTAcagcaattttttttaatttaggtCAATAatcatatttacatatttatcattgttatattaatatatatctttccctcatatttttattatatttatttagtattttatgttttatacgagttatagaaaattatatacgtaaataaaaagaagtcagataaatttatgtatatgaatataagagatatttattatgattttttttctcttttaaatatcgatgttttgcatttttaatttgcaattatttaatttctttaaatccACTTGATTTTGTACATTATTATTTAACTTTAGATATATATAAATCCTTCTATCTTTAGATATAATTTTttcttgaaataatataattttcataaaatcttAATCATACATATTCAAGATATCTTAAAATTACTGTAATAATGTGAATTTTACATAAACTACTTGGTCAATGAATAAGATATTTAAAAGTATCATCATATATCCTAAATCACTTACATTTGttcattttattgtatatttgaCTAGAGCactaattttaaaatttatttataaagaaataatattacatatatgataaatatttcaGCATTTTATCTTCATTCTAATGtttgtaaataaattgaaaataatgtAGTGAAgatttatacatacatacgatacaAGGATTTCCTAGCACATGTAAGAAGACAGAGTGAATACTTTGTACTACCGGTTACCTCGCTACTCGCGAAAGAGGTGCAGGTTTTCTGTATATTTGACCATAATGACTGCGTTAagtggttttatggaattttttcAAAAAGGGAAGGTGAATGTAAATTTCTGTTTATGTTACATTCttttaaaatataacaaaaattctAACCTGATATTACCGATCAATTTTTATACTTAAATGCATTCTATTTAAACTATATAAAGTTATTAAAACTTTATAAAGTTTTTTACATAGTCTtgtgaattaaattttaattcatatCTTTCCCTTTATTCATTGTAtaggtatttaaaaataaatttgtttaataatggatttttaattatttgacaTTTCAGACATTTAGGCCAAAAAAAAAATTTGCTCATGGCACATTACGATATTCTTTGCATAAACAAGCACAAGCTTCATTGAATTCAGGAATTAATTTGAGATCTGTTGTGAAATTACCACCAGGAGAAGATCTGAACGATTGGATTGCAGTTCATGGTAtttgaaattttctattaatcttACTATCTATTATATAACAAAAAGGCTTAAAAGGTCAtaatctttataaataataatataatttcagtGGTAGACttttttaatagaataaatCTGATATATGGTACCGTATCTGAATATTGTGATTCTGCGTCTTGTCCGACAATGAGTGGCGGAGCACGTTTTGAATACTTATGGGCAGAtggtgaaaaatataaaaaacctACTGCACTCCCAGCACCACAATATGTTAGCCTTCTTATGGATTGGATTGAAGCACAAATTAATAATGAAACCATTTTTCCTGTATCAACaggtataaagttttaaaaaattttaatatttggtAATTTGATAActtatatatgtaaaaatttctttttagatGTACCATTTCCAAAAACATTTGTACCACTCTGTAGGAAAATTTTGACACGTTTGTTCAGAGTTTTTGTCCATGTCTATATACATCATTTTGATCGTATCGTAGCAATAGGAGCGGTAAGTTTCATATACATGCTcaataaatgttatcatattaaaatgtaatttaaaatatttctattttaggAAGCACATGTAAATACATGTTACAAACACTTTTACTATTTTGTAACAGAAtttgaattaataaatacaaaagAATTAGAACCATTGGCTGAAATGACTGCTAAAGTTTGCAAGGATACTGCATCACCAACACAAGCAACAGCACCATCAAGTAATGCTAGATAGTTGTAAGCTTAATAAATGCATGAAGTCATAACCAAATTAGAATGAAACAAATTTGCTTTAATGTAAGTAAAATAGATAATGACCATACAATTTTATTGCCTTTCAAAAAGTATTGCAAAATTTTTATTGCTAGGATACCACAagataatatttgtttttttcCAATTTACAGAATCAAAGAATTTCAACAAATGCTTTATGTACAGTGCTTAAGttctttaattataatattgaaaatattttatattctacttTAGGATATCTTATTAAAGTAACtatatctctctctctccctggtTAGCCATATTAAATGCGtaacaaatgaaataattagATTTTGAAAATCTATACTTTTTGTGGGTAAATAGTTACAgcaattattacaataattaattGTAACAGTAAGTAATTAATGTATAAACATACAAGTTATGTTTTTACAATTGTATGTCTTAAAATTAGTTTATATATCTTTAAATGTACAGATTAACACTTGTACTCAAGTAATTTTATACATCGAGTTTTATAAATAgactaataattttataaatagattatttatgatacatattaattttataaatagattgtatttataaaattattttataaaatatatatttgtatatataattttgcGTCATTAAGATGTTTGTGTAATGTTCTCATATATtgcattaaaaattaaaaacattttctATGAATAACACTgtactaataataaaaatagataacatcgcatattgtaaaaaaaagaaaaaagagtacaaatttaaaaattaataaaacacaaTAAACCAATTGCCATGATAAAAACTTGTTCACTGTTTATAAATAACTTAAAATGGATTatgattatttgaaataatttcactCATTATATACAATTTTCGTTTACTGCAGATTACAAGTCAACAAATAAACTTTTCGAGGATgaatttattgttatattgtaGCCAGATAATACATGATTTGGAAATGTACTGTTTATTCACCAGTATTAAAATAAGACTATAAAATATCACACTAAAGATTAAATACAGCATTTTTTTATGTAGCTTcaataataatttgatattatagttatgattatattttataattataaatagttTGAGTTTTTATAGTCTCACTTTAATGCCAATTCCTTTGCTAAAAGGTCTGTGTTACTTATAACTTGTTCTAAATTTATTGATGGTAACATGTTCACACTCGTAATCTATACATGCCGGAACGAATGACATTATAATCTTGTAAGTTTTCAACTGGTCCAACCGCTGCAATTACTGGACACTGATCATAAATGTATTTCATGCCAATATCGTGAATATTTGAGGCAGTTATGCtctgcaaataattttattgatatGAGAACTGTAtttaaaacataaaaaatatgtGAATGTTACTTACATTTATCCTAGCTTCAAGTTCGTGAAGTGGTATGCGCCGGTTATAACAAAGCATTTGCCGCCCGATGTCTTCACAAATTGCAGTTGTTCCATCCAATTGAAGGAGCATATTTGTTTTAAGAATGTTTTTCGCGCGTTCTACTTCTTTTTCAGTCACTGACGTGCATAATCGCATCCATTCACGTTGTACATTATGTACAAACCATTCAATTTCCATTGGGTCAGACACAAAGTATACACCCCAAAGTCCTGTGTCCTATAAAAAAGATATCTCTTATTAACACATGATTAATgtacaatattatatacatatgcagtaatataaattaataacaagTACTTGGTAACAAGTATTGAAGCTTTGATAACTATGGCATAATCCATCAGTTGCAGAAGCTTCAGCCAAGAAACTTATATTGTTTACACCTCCTCCTTGGCTACGGTCCCATGCTCCCATAAGGGTATTTGCAACCATAAGAGGAATATTATCTGGATCAGACCAACCAGCACCTTCAACAGCAATAGCAACATGTGCGAGAGGTATACTATCATCACGAACCCTTATTTCTGATCCTGTGTAACGGCATGGTTCTAACAAAGGTGGAATTTCATCATAGAATGGCCCTTTCATTTGGCCAAAATGCTTCTGAGCTAAATCTACTAGTTGATTGTGATTTACACCACCTGCACCGGCTAAAATGAATCTgtgaagaaattttaataatttttaaatacatatatgtataataaaattattttatggaTAGTTGTAATTACCTAGGTGGACCATAGTATTGCCTAACATAATTAACAAGATCGTTTCTTGTAatgctttgaatatttttagtaGGGCCAAGAATCGTTCTTCCTAAAGGTGTACCTTGATATGCACTAGCATGTAAATGGTCAAAAACAACTTCCTGCAGATTTGTTTCAACTTCTTGCATTTCTCTCAGAATAACACTACGTTCTCTTTCGATTTCACTTTCACCAAGCTTCGAATTTTGAATGATATCACTCAAAATTTCAACAGCTTTTGGAACATCTTCTGCTAAACATTTAGCATAAAATACTGTTTGTTCCCTGCTTGTATATGCATTTAAATGAGCACCCATGTTTTCAATTTCTAATTCTAAATCAGTTTGTGAACGTTTAGTAGTTCCCTGTTTGTAATTACATTCTCATTTTGATTgtcatttttaacattttatttcaagTAAACTTGAACACCACTACTTACTTTAAAAGCCATATGCTCCATAAAGTGGGCAACTCCATTAATTTCATCGGTCTCAAAGCGACTGCCAGCATCGATCCATAATCCTACCGTAGCTGTT contains the following coding sequences:
- the Mob3 gene encoding MOB kinase activator 3 isoform X2, which encodes MTALSGFMEFFQKGKTFRPKKKFAHGTLRYSLHKQAQASLNSGINLRSVVKLPPGEDLNDWIAVHVVDFFNRINLIYGTVSEYCDSASCPTMSGGARFEYLWADGEKYKKPTALPAPQYVSLLMDWIEAQINNETIFPVSTDVPFPKTFVPLCRKILTRLFRVFVHVYIHHFDRIVAIGAEAHVNTCYKHFYYFVTEFELINTKELEPLAEMTAKVCKDTASPTQATAPSSNAR
- the UQCR-C1 gene encoding ubiquinol-cytochrome c reductase core protein 1 is translated as MATRLLKVSSALRAYSNKTSLVKVPKQWQSTSASLKEILLNQPPTQVTTLDCGMRIATEDSGAPTATVGLWIDAGSRFETDEINGVAHFMEHMAFKGTTKRSQTDLELEIENMGAHLNAYTSREQTVFYAKCLAEDVPKAVEILSDIIQNSKLGESEIERERSVILREMQEVETNLQEVVFDHLHASAYQGTPLGRTILGPTKNIQSITRNDLVNYVRQYYGPPRFILAGAGGVNHNQLVDLAQKHFGQMKGPFYDEIPPLLEPCRYTGSEIRVRDDSIPLAHVAIAVEGAGWSDPDNIPLMVANTLMGAWDRSQGGGVNNISFLAEASATDGLCHSYQSFNTCYQDTGLWGVYFVSDPMEIEWFVHNVQREWMRLCTSVTEKEVERAKNILKTNMLLQLDGTTAICEDIGRQMLCYNRRIPLHELEARINSITASNIHDIGMKYIYDQCPVIAAVGPVENLQDYNVIRSGMYRLRV
- the Mob3 gene encoding MOB kinase activator 3 isoform X1, with product MTALSGFMEFFQKGKVNTFRPKKKFAHGTLRYSLHKQAQASLNSGINLRSVVKLPPGEDLNDWIAVHVVDFFNRINLIYGTVSEYCDSASCPTMSGGARFEYLWADGEKYKKPTALPAPQYVSLLMDWIEAQINNETIFPVSTDVPFPKTFVPLCRKILTRLFRVFVHVYIHHFDRIVAIGAEAHVNTCYKHFYYFVTEFELINTKELEPLAEMTAKVCKDTASPTQATAPSSNAR
- the Letm1 gene encoding leucine zipper and EF-hand containing transmembrane protein 1, producing MNSLIRTKRMVSGQRTIRQYYCFKLWYNTNQINGNLAFIYMGRRDTRNNRLLLHSTITENCNSNNLSYVQSRSFYITPTWHGQESSSKVEDTVRNIKEQKEIKNKAQESIVQSGSKSVEKVEKLTVWQKVKGEIIHYYHGFRLLGLDMKISAKLIWRILKGNELSRREHRLLIKTTGDVFRLIPFSVFIIVPFMEFLLPIVIKFFPGLLPSTFQTATEKEDKLKQALKMKIEMAKFLQQTLDDMAVQSPGYKSIRAKEFAEFFYKVRSSGAVASNEEIMQFSKLFEDEITLDSLTRPQLVALCRVLDVQTLGTSNFLRFLLRMRLRSLTADDKLIEKEGIDSLTRTELQQACRARGMRAYGLPDSKLKEQLSQWLDLSLNKKVPPSLLLLSRALMVPETIPMSDKLKATISALPDTVVARTQGAIGEKEGKMDHKTNIEIIKMEERKIEEERQEKEPQIATVVQNDKTDEITNSDVKVIEQALDSLGKDKKMSVEKEELKELKEEMAEYQEDIKELYEIKAAAKGQEDIENIKVSKGATRLFKKVNKMINKMDAVLTQLESEKQMKEIQKNTVGEEEITVSKTAEELVKIDELISVIKKIQNVPDQHRLQRIAEILAKIDDDRDGSIKIEDVLKVVELIGKEDIKLSKKQVDELLELIDKEEILEDKGQTEKAVQKDASELKDGNCTQRKYVPPKSPVPATPVTTEKSFGKEELEENVEESNKSFAAHSSEKEREKSAAVFKSNSNSDPVRNPPLTPGVPPPEKKAEGSKQL